The genome window atagattgacgagtttcagaacaaagttctttgtttctggtcattttgagcctgtaatcgaacccacaaatgctgatgctccagatactcaactggtcTATGGAAGGctcgttttattgcttctttaatcagaacaacagttttcagctgtgctaacataattgcaaaagggttttcaaatgatcaattagccttttaaaatgataaacttggattagctaacacaacgtgccattggagcacaggagtgatggttgctgataatagtcctctgtatgcctatgtagatattccattaaaaatctgctgtttccagctacaatagtaatttacaacattatttttgtctacactgtatttctgaacaatttgatgttattttaatggacaaaaaatgtgcttttctttcaaaaacaacaacatttctaagtgaccccaaacttttgaacggcagtgtatatatatatatatatgttgttgatttaatgttaatttcaagTTAgttaactcaaccaaatgtaaatcaaaactagacgttgaactgacttacgtctgtgcccagtggaatGCCTGGTATTTTGGTTAATATTACAATTGAAGCAGAACATCCAGCGTATCAAAGTAAAAACAAAACACCTCAATCTCTCCTCTGACAATTTGCTCTCCTAACtccttctttccctctttctgAGCATCACTTCAACACCCCCCCCTTTCTATCTTGGTGCGTGTCTGGGCAGTAGCTCTCTCCTCCATCGCCTGCCCTGCCCTGATCCTACTAAAGCCCCTTCACATCACTTTAACCAATCTGCAGTCCAGCTGTTCCATATTAGCACGTGCAGAAGGGTAGAAGGAGGGAGCCTTGGGGGGCCTTGTGAGGATCTGAGTAGAGGGGCCTGAGCCCGGGCTTCAGTTCAGCAGGTCTAACCCTCGAATCAGATGCAGGGGGTTGAGGGGAACTGGGGATGAAAACGTTCCGTGCTTGTCCACAATTTCTTTTGGGTCTTGTGATGGTAACTTTATATTGTAATCAGAATAGGGATTGACATGAAGTGTAGATTATTATTGACAGATCAGTAAGATGTATAAATGTGTCAACAATGCGACTCAGTTTGTATTGTGAATATTGAAttttaatgtaaaatgtaacattGACTCACGCCTCTTGGCATAAAACATACCCCATATTTTACTAGGGAAAACTGTATAAAATATCTGATCTCCTTTTGTTCTCTTTCTATCTTCAGAAAAGTGGCCTGTTGACCACTCTGCAACCTGATAGACAACACTGGTGAGAACTTGGACTCCTGCTCAACTTGGATTTCCTGATTAATGACACAAAGATCGAACCTATCTTCGGAGCAGGCAAAGACAACACAGCCATTTCATTGAGAATGTAATTCCACCATCTCCGCAGGGAGACCTTGTGTTCAGTGTGAAGTTCTTCACCAAAGCTAACATTCTAGGAGTGTTCTCCTCTCTTTGTCCTTTATCTCTGAGCTCTATTCGACAGTGACCACCATGCCTGCCAAAGCACCCATCTACCTGAAGTCCACCAACAGCAAGAAAGGCAAGAAGTGTCGTCTGAGGGACATCCTGTCCCCAGACATGATCAGTCCACCGCTGGGGGACTTCCGCCACACCATTCACATCGGAAAGGGCGGCGAGAGGGATGCCTTCGGGGACATGTCCTTCCTCCAGGGGAAGTTTGAGCTCCTGCCTGGGAAAGGTGAGGTGTTCCGTCCGCAATACGGCGTCCATAACGAGTTCCTGCGGGCCAACAGTGCATCTGATGCCCAGTTCACCGAGACGCCCTCTCCTGTTCTGAAGAACGCCATCTCGCTCCCTTCAATCGGGGGGTGCCAGGCCCTCACCTTGCCCCTCCTCTCCACCAATATGTTCTCAATGCCCGTTAAGGAACCACTGGATGACATGGTAGGGCGGGTTCCTACCCCTCCCCTAGGGGGCCCAGATGGGACTGATAAACTGGAGATCCTGGAGATGGAAACCATGTTGTGTTCCATTGAGGTCTTAAGCAGCAACCACACCAAACCTCCTACAGAGGTCATATCCAAACCAGACGTCCTGCTGGATCTGATAGAGAAACCAGAGAACCCAAAGACAAAGAAAGTCTTCAAAAGCAATTATGAAAATTATAATATTGAAAACGGTTATGAAAAGCCTACACCAACCTATTACATTAATGGCAACAGCAATGGCACCTGCAATGGTAATGGTGGCTTCAATGGGAACAGCAATGGCATCTTCAATGGTAACGAAGGCTTCAACGGCAACGGCAACTGCAACGGCTTTGGAAGCTTTAACAATGACATTACCCTCTGCTATGAGAAAGCACTCTCTGACTGCAATGGAGACTGGGTAGACAGGGACAGCGGGGTGGATGAGGGGCGCATTTGCGACATTGACTTTGAGTTCTGCAATGACAAGAGGGTGTCACAGGATTCCATCTCCCACATCACTGGTTCCCTTTTGTCACTTGAACTTGATTTGGGCCCATCCATTCTTGATGATGTACTCAACATCATGGGTGACCCCAAGGTAAAGAGACCTTGAGCAATGCTAAGGCTAGTGAGTTGAAAGGGAAATAGAACTTAAGAGAGAACTATGAGAAAAGACTCACCAACCTGTCAAAATATTGTCCATGGCATGTGGATATTATTGTGATGGAAATGAACTTCAGTATGCAGCGCTGCTTATGCCTTTATTTTCTGAAATACGTTTCTGTCTTAGCTTCCTTAGGGTTTCAATGCTTTTTCTGTTTGTGCGTTGTGCTACAGGCAGGAGAGATGCATGCGCTGTTGAATTACAACTAAACCCCAGCCTATTTTGCAatctatttttgtgtttttttgtgttctTATCCCGGCTTTAGCTGTAGATAAAAAAAAGTAGTTAATGCTTTGATACACAATCTAAAGCTCTGTTTCTCAATATCTAAATATAATGCATCTTGGTGACTTTTAATGTGTTTATCAAAGCACTATTTTGTTTGTCACATGACCATTTTATTAACAAAACTACAAAGATCCTATGCATACTATACAGTACTTGTGTTTTTGTTATATAGCGTTACTAAATAAAATGTGTCCTTTTCCCCCCTACATTTTTTCAAAAGAGTGAAATAATTTGTGATTTAGCAGAGTTGTATCCTTGGTGGTATGAGAACTTTCAGAGGAAAAGACAGAGGTTTGAGATAGAGAGTAAAGGCGATAGgcctacacagtacagtacacttcaGTACAGGTAAAAAGCAAGAAGGCGTGAGGAGAGAAATGCAAAACTGAAACAGACCGAGACAGTGGAAAAGAGAGAAGAAGGACAGAATGGCTTTCTTTCTCGCCTTCTGGCATTCTTTACATTCTCCTTAACTGCCATGCGGTGGGAGCACTTGTGGGAGAGCACTCCTTGATCTGCTCAACCAGGCGCCTGCTTCTTTTGTTTGCGTGCGGACGGCACAAGCAGAGGAGGGGTCTTTAAAATTCCCTACATTCCAGCAATGGAGCACATGCATCTAGGAGCGGGCATAAATCAGCTGTTTAGAGTTGAAGGGGCTTTAAACCCACCCATCAATCAGTGTATAGTGGCGTTGGGATTGTAAAAATCTCTCCGCCTACCCACAGGCAAACTATGTTCAGTACAAAGAGATGGATGGCCACTCACCTCTGTCTAGCTACAATAAAGGAGGTGTTGGTGTAGCAGTGTTGAGGCAACAGTCTGAAAGGGTAAGACAGCCACTCTCTAACCGGCATAGGACCCTTTCAGAAAACATAGATAAGTCCAGCCACAATAATACCCATTTTTCACAAGCTACATCCCATTCCCATATTATTGTGTTTGTTTTAGAAAGTTCATTTCACATGCAAGTTCTGAGTTCGGTTTGCTTTCATATATGTAGAGAAATAACTAGAGGTGATAAACCTCCACCAAATGGTCGGGAGACctcaatatgtccgtaaacaacAATGTAAAACCTGGTCGGGGGCGGCGGTGTCTCGTGCTTGGCTGAACCAGATGTGAGGAGGAACAAATTTCGAGGAGGAACAAAAATGAATGTGGTAGCTAGCAGATGCCCTGACCAGTGGAAATTCCTTGGATGAATTGTAAAGAGTTTGCTTATGTCACTTCTGTAGTTTGGAGCACAACTTCTGAGCACTGACTAGTAATGGTTATCATGCTGCTGAGGAAGAGGTAATGACTGTGTTTATAATGGTACATCATTGAGTTGATGACAGTCTTCAGAGGACAGTCGGGTAACCATACATGTGAACACTGCTGTTTTTAAAAGGTGCTGTGGCTGTAGTATGTTGTGTAACACtgcatgtacaaaacattaggatcacctttctaatattgagttgcacccccttttgccctcagaacagcctcaattcatcggggcatggactctataaggtgttaaaagcgttccatagggatgctggcccatgttgatgccagtgcttcccacatttgtgtcaagttggctggatgtcctttgggtcttcttgatacacacaggaaacttttGAGCATAAAAAAACGCAGAGCGTTgtggttcttgacacactcaaactggtgcgcctggcatctactaccataccccgttcaaaggcacttaagcttttgtcttgcccattcaccctctgaatggcacacatacacaatccatgtttcaactgtctcaaggcttaaaatccttctttaacctatctcctccccttcatctgggctcctgagtggtgcagcagtctagggcactgcatctcagggcaagaggtgtcactacagtccctggtttgaatccaggctgtatcacatctggccgttattgggagtcccatagacggtgcataattggcccagcgtcatccgggtttggctggggtaggccatcattgtaaataagaattagttcttaactgacttgcctaattaataaataaaacaaataattatCAGAGGTTCTTTTGACGTCCTCAAACACAAAATACTGAAAACTTCTTTAGTTTGGCTGTAATGTGTTATAAAATGTTCCTTTTATATATTGTTATTATTTCCATTCTGATGCTTTCAAATGTTATGTGAGATGTtctatttgtgtgtttgtgggatTGTTCAAGTTTGTTGTCTTGTTGTGAAGCCTTGTACAGCTTCTGGCCTTGACCATGTTGCGTATCGGTCAGTGAGGTGCAGGGTGAGGCTGAGGGCTTTCAATtgtcattttgtcgttcatcATAAAATCTTATTCACTACATTGTACGATTTTTCATCTCAACTACGAGCCTCAGATAACCTGTACTGCCTGTCTCAATCCCCAAATTGCCAACTCTCTGTGCTGGTCTACCCAAAAATCATACAATAAGAATAGAGAATGCAAGGGATTGTACTTCTTTGTATAGAAGATGGAAAATAGCCTTGTTGGACTGTGTTTTATGACCAGGGGGGTCCAGGGCCAAGGTCAGTTCCTGTTGACCTGGATCAACCCAGGGTTCAATTCTCTACTGCTACAGCTGCTATTCCTCAACGCCTATGTATTTCAGGCTTCTATCACGCACCAAATGGAAACATTTAGCATGTGATACACCCACAGACATATTACAAAATATAACAACATCCCTACTTGTTTCTCACTTGCTTCTCTGGCTCCATCTTGAATTCACTGCCTGTTTTCCAGCTCAGACTCAATGCCTTTGAAATTCAATTACT of Salmo salar chromosome ssa01, Ssal_v3.1, whole genome shotgun sequence contains these proteins:
- the LOC106604835 gene encoding cdc42 effector protein 3 codes for the protein MPAKAPIYLKSTNSKKGKKCRLRDILSPDMISPPLGDFRHTIHIGKGGERDAFGDMSFLQGKFELLPGKGEVFRPQYGVHNEFLRANSASDAQFTETPSPVLKNAISLPSIGGCQALTLPLLSTNMFSMPVKEPLDDMVGRVPTPPLGGPDGTDKLEILEMETMLCSIEVLSSNHTKPPTEVISKPDVLLDLIEKPENPKTKKVFKSNYENYNIENGYEKPTPTYYINGNSNGTCNGNGGFNGNSNGIFNGNEGFNGNGNCNGFGSFNNDITLCYEKALSDCNGDWVDRDSGVDEGRICDIDFEFCNDKRVSQDSISHITGSLLSLELDLGPSILDDVLNIMGDPKVKRP